A genomic segment from Arcobacter acticola encodes:
- a CDS encoding nucleotidyltransferase domain-containing protein, which produces MRLSEKQIKVLKDKLNSISSSAKLYLFGSRVDDTKKGGDIDLLVVSKEVTKKDLRLLRIDFFDHFEEQKLDIVLDDGEFKNPFTKHIIKGAILL; this is translated from the coding sequence ATGAGACTTTCTGAAAAACAAATCAAAGTTTTAAAAGACAAACTTAATTCTATTTCTTCAAGTGCAAAACTATATTTATTTGGAAGTCGTGTTGATGATACAAAAAAAGGTGGAGATATTGATTTATTGGTTGTCTCAAAAGAAGTAACAAAAAAAGATCTTAGATTACTAAGAATAGATTTTTTTGATCATTTCGAAGAACAAAAACTTGATATTGTTTTAGATGATGGAGAATTTAAAAATCCTTTTACAAAGCATATTATTAAAGGAGCTATTTTATTATGA
- a CDS encoding nucleotidyltransferase domain-containing protein: MRLSTNEINLIKNKVNIIFGETIIYLFGSRIDDGKKGGDIDLYIISEVNEDLFKKKIKLKTILEDLLFKPVDIVIAKDENRLIEKEAMKGIRIL, translated from the coding sequence TTGAGACTATCAACAAATGAAATTAATCTTATCAAAAATAAAGTAAATATTATTTTTGGAGAAACAATTATATATCTTTTTGGTAGTAGAATAGACGATGGTAAAAAAGGTGGAGATATTGATCTATATATCATCTCTGAAGTTAATGAAGATTTATTTAAGAAAAAAATTAAATTGAAAACTATTTTAGAAGATTTATTATTTAAACCTGTTGACATAGTAATCGCTAAAGATGAAAATAGACTTATAGAGAAAGAAGCTATGAAGGGAATACGAATTTTATGA
- a CDS encoding IS5 family transposase, whose amino-acid sequence MAGLFDYEFQLEKINKHQPPLQKLNKIIDWEMFRETIESALEKEDRKSNAGRKPYDKLLMFKILILQRYYNLSDEQTEFQIKDRLSFLDFLGLQIGDDVPDEKTIWLFKEQLKEKGLSKKLFELFTSKLISNGIVAKEGTIVDASFVNVPKQRNTRDENKQIKEDKMPQSFEDNPNKKAQKDCDARWTTKGGQREYGYKDHVASDQKTKIITKYEVTPASTHDSQVVKDLIDGDDNTLYADSAYKSEETEQYLESKNVKSKVIKRAYRNKPLTNAQHKENYKHSKTRVRVEHIFGTLTTQMHNALNLLSIGIDRIKSTIGLTNLTYNLVRYEQMVRLQKVKLI is encoded by the coding sequence ATGGCAGGACTATTTGACTACGAATTTCAATTGGAAAAAATCAATAAACATCAACCACCGCTACAAAAACTAAACAAGATTATTGATTGGGAGATGTTTAGAGAAACAATTGAATCAGCTTTAGAAAAAGAGGATAGAAAGTCAAATGCAGGAAGAAAGCCATACGATAAATTGCTAATGTTTAAAATTTTAATACTTCAACGATATTATAATCTTTCAGATGAACAAACAGAATTTCAGATCAAAGATAGATTATCATTTTTAGATTTTTTAGGATTGCAAATCGGTGATGATGTACCAGATGAAAAGACTATATGGTTGTTTAAAGAGCAACTAAAAGAGAAAGGTTTATCCAAAAAATTATTTGAACTATTTACCTCTAAACTTATCTCAAATGGAATAGTTGCCAAAGAGGGGACAATCGTTGATGCTTCATTTGTAAATGTACCCAAACAAAGAAATACAAGAGATGAAAATAAACAAATCAAAGAGGATAAAATGCCACAAAGCTTTGAAGACAATCCAAATAAAAAAGCTCAAAAAGATTGTGATGCAAGATGGACAACAAAAGGAGGTCAAAGAGAATATGGATATAAAGATCATGTAGCCTCAGATCAGAAAACTAAAATTATCACTAAATATGAAGTGACGCCAGCTTCAACCCATGATTCACAAGTGGTTAAAGATTTGATAGATGGAGATGATAATACCCTCTATGCTGATAGTGCTTATAAATCTGAAGAGACTGAGCAATATCTCGAAAGTAAAAATGTGAAATCAAAAGTTATCAAAAGAGCCTACAGAAACAAACCCTTAACCAATGCCCAGCATAAAGAAAATTATAAACACTCTAAAACAAGAGTAAGAGTTGAACATATATTTGGAACACTTACAACTCAAATGCATAATGCACTTAATCTTCTCTCAATTGGAATAGATAGGATAAAGTCCACAATAGGACTTACGAACCTTACCTACAACTTAGTCAGATACGAACAGATGGTTAGATTACAAAAGGTAAAATTGATATGA
- the rfbC gene encoding dTDP-4-dehydrorhamnose 3,5-epimerase — MNFIRTNIPDVIIIEPTVHGDHRGYFVETFRADKLETFLGYKLNFGQDNESKSSKGVLRGLHYQLAPHAQTKLVRVISGRVLDVAVDIRRNSPTFGQHVAVELTADNKRQLLVPRGFAHGFVVLEDDTIFAYKVDNYYSPECDRGIAFNDPVLNIDWMLKTEELKLSAKDTTQPKLNETNDLFEFGVDYYV; from the coding sequence ATGAATTTTATAAGAACAAATATTCCTGATGTGATAATAATTGAACCAACAGTTCATGGTGATCATAGAGGTTACTTTGTAGAAACATTTAGAGCTGATAAATTAGAAACATTTTTAGGATATAAACTAAACTTCGGACAAGATAATGAATCAAAATCTTCAAAGGGAGTTTTAAGAGGTCTTCATTATCAACTTGCTCCCCATGCACAAACAAAACTTGTAAGAGTTATCTCAGGTCGAGTTCTAGATGTAGCTGTTGATATAAGAAGAAATTCTCCAACATTCGGTCAACACGTAGCTGTAGAATTAACAGCTGATAATAAAAGACAACTTTTAGTTCCAAGAGGTTTCGCCCATGGATTTGTAGTGCTTGAAGATGATACAATCTTTGCATATAAAGTTGATAATTACTATTCTCCTGAATGTGATAGAGGAATAGCTTTTAATGATCCAGTTTTAAATATAGATTGGATGCTAAAAACTGAAGAATTAAAACTATCAGCAAAAGACACAACACAACCAAAACTAAATGAAACAAATGATTTGTTTGAGTTTGGAGTTGATTATTATGTCTAA
- a CDS encoding KilA-N domain-containing protein, with protein sequence MSNEIIVQDTNIKIRQHEKKDFISLTDIARYRDLNRSDYILQNWMRSKDTIEFLGLWEKINNQDFNSIEFDGIKNQAGVNSFILTPKQWISTTNAIGIISKTGRYGGTYAHKDIAFEFASWISAEFKLFLIKEFQRLKEDEIENKSLEWDLSRSLSKINYKIHTDAIKEHILPKTFIPKNGVIYANEADVLNVALFGLTAKQWREENKEKEGNIRDYARVEQLIVLSNMESINAELIKRGISQQNRLESLNKTAISQMNSLINNSTIKKLGK encoded by the coding sequence ATGTCTAATGAAATTATAGTCCAAGATACTAATATCAAAATTCGACAGCATGAAAAAAAAGATTTTATATCTTTAACTGATATTGCACGATATAGGGATTTGAATCGAAGTGATTATATTTTACAAAATTGGATGAGAAGTAAAGATACTATTGAATTTCTAGGGCTTTGGGAAAAAATAAATAATCAAGATTTTAATTCCATCGAATTCGATGGAATTAAAAATCAAGCAGGAGTAAATAGTTTTATTTTAACTCCAAAACAATGGATAAGTACAACAAATGCAATAGGAATCATAAGTAAAACTGGTAGATATGGTGGAACTTATGCTCATAAAGATATTGCTTTCGAATTTGCTTCATGGATAAGTGCTGAATTTAAACTATTTTTGATAAAAGAATTTCAAAGACTTAAAGAAGACGAAATAGAAAATAAATCTCTAGAATGGGATCTAAGTAGAAGTCTTTCTAAAATAAATTATAAAATTCATACGGATGCTATAAAAGAACATATTCTTCCAAAAACATTTATACCAAAAAATGGAGTTATTTATGCAAATGAAGCTGATGTTCTAAATGTAGCTTTATTTGGACTTACTGCAAAACAATGGAGAGAAGAGAATAAAGAGAAAGAAGGAAATATAAGAGATTATGCAAGAGTAGAGCAACTTATAGTTTTATCCAATATGGAAAGTATAAATGCTGAACTTATAAAAAGAGGAATATCTCAACAAAATAGATTAGAGTCACTAAACAAAACTGCAATATCGCAAATGAATTCATTAATAAATAATTCAACAATAAAAAAGTTAGGGAAATAA
- the rfbD gene encoding dTDP-4-dehydrorhamnose reductase — protein MLNILVTGSNGQVGSEIRELSKDYSYTFFFTDRTNIDITSKDDIKSFCEKNSINVIINCAAYTAVDRAETDIENADLVNRKAVKKLAIISEELDIKLIHISTDYVFDGKSFKPYYEEYQTNPQGIYGKSKLDGENEMININPKNSIIIRTSWVYSYYGNNFVKTMLRLGKEKESLGVIFDQVGTPTYAKDLAKTILDIIPKIQNSKLSIYNYSNEGAISWYDFAKEIMKMAKLNCKINPIETFQYPTPAKRPHFSLLNKAKIKKEFNIEIPYWKDGLDDCLKRLGERK, from the coding sequence ATGCTTAATATTCTAGTAACAGGTTCAAACGGACAAGTAGGAAGTGAAATAAGAGAATTATCAAAAGATTACTCTTATACTTTCTTTTTCACAGATAGAACAAATATAGATATTACTTCTAAAGATGATATAAAATCTTTCTGTGAAAAAAACTCTATAAATGTAATAATAAACTGCGCAGCATATACAGCAGTAGATAGAGCAGAAACTGATATTGAAAATGCAGACCTAGTAAATAGAAAAGCAGTAAAAAAATTAGCAATAATATCAGAAGAATTAGATATAAAATTAATTCATATCTCAACTGATTATGTATTTGATGGAAAAAGCTTTAAACCATACTATGAAGAATATCAAACAAATCCTCAAGGAATATACGGTAAATCAAAACTTGATGGTGAAAATGAAATGATAAATATAAATCCAAAAAACTCTATTATTATAAGAACTTCTTGGGTTTACTCTTATTATGGAAATAACTTTGTAAAAACAATGTTACGTTTAGGAAAAGAAAAAGAGTCTTTAGGTGTAATCTTTGATCAAGTAGGAACTCCAACTTATGCAAAAGATTTAGCTAAAACTATTTTAGATATAATCCCAAAAATTCAAAATTCAAAATTAAGCATTTATAATTATAGCAACGAAGGTGCTATTAGCTGGTATGACTTTGCAAAAGAGATAATGAAAATGGCAAAATTGAATTGTAAAATAAATCCAATTGAAACATTTCAATATCCAACTCCAGCAAAGAGACCACATTTTTCACTTTTAAATAAAGCGAAAATAAAAAAAGAATTTAATATAGAAATACCATACTGGAAAGATGGTTTGGATGATTGTTTAAAAAGATTGGGTGAGAGAAAATGA
- a CDS encoding addiction module protein has product MSIDEIKKLDIKDRIILMNEIWATLESEDLKIESPSWHEDTLKERIENINNNNAKYISLEELKAK; this is encoded by the coding sequence ATGAGTATAGATGAAATAAAAAAACTTGATATAAAAGATAGAATTATATTGATGAATGAAATTTGGGCTACTTTAGAATCGGAAGATTTAAAAATAGAATCTCCATCATGGCATGAAGATACTTTAAAAGAACGGATTGAGAATATCAATAACAATAATGCAAAATATATTTCATTAGAAGAATTAAAAGCTAAATGA
- the istA gene encoding IS21 family transposase codes for MISMEDWVTIRNLKVKNPNLGTRTIATMLGISRNTVKKALVSEEIPLYNRGEKKINEHIVPFINFIKESFLKKNLKASRILKDMKSKGYSGSQYALYAYIRDILKPIKQDVTKTSPSAFMRYETKPAEQMQYDWSPYTVQIDGNSVKINVHQTILGFSRYKFYDVSLYVTGSDVYTALEESFLFFGGVSERIQVDNATVFVTNASKDNLVWNPRFLSLCGFYGIKPTRSIPSHPWSKGKVESVFSYLETHFITGNSFKSFEDLRNRLKQFQDVHNLELHGTTKQITKVLYEKEEMNFLKPLPINPITGELKRYVGFKEEFRKVTTECLISYKGNKYSVPHYFASKEVWLRLLYGTTLQIYSSKNKLIASHSLSMKKGEVIIDKEHYSGYRNDNKFDSIAVSISRLIKRFAHYTNINKFIENVKVAKRINPAYHLYKIANLFEYYDDSDCIMAMEECFSLNIYSITIIKGYITQQTKPKNEQLNLFNIKLPTANIKRDLGDYKI; via the coding sequence ATGATTAGTATGGAGGATTGGGTAACTATTCGTAATTTAAAAGTTAAAAATCCAAATTTAGGAACAAGAACTATTGCTACAATGTTAGGTATCAGTAGAAATACTGTAAAAAAAGCATTAGTAAGTGAGGAAATACCTTTATATAACAGAGGTGAGAAGAAAATAAATGAACATATAGTGCCATTTATTAATTTTATAAAAGAATCCTTTTTAAAGAAAAATCTAAAAGCCAGTCGTATTTTAAAAGATATGAAATCAAAAGGATATAGTGGAAGCCAATATGCTTTGTATGCTTATATTAGGGATATTTTAAAACCAATCAAACAAGATGTCACAAAGACATCTCCTAGTGCATTTATGCGATATGAAACTAAACCAGCAGAACAAATGCAATATGATTGGAGTCCATATACCGTTCAAATTGATGGTAATAGTGTAAAGATAAATGTTCATCAAACAATTTTGGGATTTAGTAGATATAAATTTTATGATGTAAGTTTGTATGTAACAGGAAGTGATGTATATACAGCCTTAGAAGAAAGCTTTTTATTCTTTGGAGGAGTAAGTGAGAGAATACAAGTTGATAATGCAACAGTATTTGTAACAAATGCCTCTAAAGATAATCTAGTTTGGAATCCTAGGTTTTTATCTTTGTGTGGATTTTATGGAATAAAACCAACAAGAAGTATTCCCTCCCATCCTTGGAGTAAAGGGAAAGTAGAATCAGTATTTAGTTATTTAGAAACACATTTTATAACAGGTAATAGTTTTAAAAGCTTTGAAGATTTAAGAAATAGATTAAAACAATTTCAAGATGTTCATAATTTAGAATTACATGGAACAACTAAGCAAATCACAAAAGTACTTTATGAAAAAGAGGAAATGAACTTTTTAAAACCACTTCCAATTAATCCAATAACAGGTGAATTAAAACGATATGTTGGCTTTAAAGAAGAGTTTAGAAAAGTTACAACAGAATGTTTAATTTCATATAAAGGAAATAAATATTCAGTACCCCATTACTTTGCAAGTAAAGAAGTATGGCTTCGATTACTTTATGGTACAACTTTACAAATATATTCAAGTAAAAATAAACTCATTGCCTCTCATAGTCTTAGTATGAAAAAAGGTGAAGTAATCATTGATAAAGAACATTATAGTGGATATAGAAATGATAATAAGTTTGATTCAATTGCAGTTTCAATATCTAGACTCATAAAAAGATTTGCACATTATACAAATATCAATAAATTTATTGAAAATGTAAAAGTCGCAAAAAGAATAAATCCAGCTTACCATCTTTATAAAATAGCAAATCTATTTGAATATTACGATGATTCAGATTGTATTATGGCAATGGAAGAGTGCTTTAGTCTTAATATTTATAGTATCACAATTATTAAGGGATATATCACTCAACAAACTAAACCCAAAAATGAACAATTAAATTTGTTTAATATTAAATTACCAACAGCAAATATAAAAAGAGATTTAGGAGATTATAAAATATGA
- the istB gene encoding IS21-like element helper ATPase IstB, with protein MRTRNTTNLRNSGPVALENGSMKANIESYCKLLSLTSVIDNYETLAMDAVKTKISYQEYLYKLLQQQIIDRVDRSINARIKKAGFKYLASLDEFDFSFQPQVDEKLIKELATLSFLESATNVLLIGAPGVGKTHLSIALGLEATKQRRRVRFISAEDLTNELIAANKSNTITNYLETMSRIELLIIDEIGYLELSKETSSLFFRLISKRYEKASTIVTSNKEFQEWGQIFGDDVIATAILDRLLHHSHPFLINGPSWRMKDLMSKSKNKQNLKD; from the coding sequence ATGAGAACAAGAAATACTACAAACTTACGAAACTCAGGACCAGTTGCCTTAGAGAATGGCTCAATGAAAGCTAATATTGAGAGTTATTGTAAATTACTATCACTTACATCTGTAATTGATAACTATGAAACTCTTGCTATGGATGCAGTTAAAACAAAGATATCTTATCAAGAGTATCTTTATAAACTATTGCAACAACAAATAATAGATAGAGTAGATAGATCAATAAATGCAAGAATAAAGAAAGCAGGATTTAAATATCTTGCATCTTTAGATGAGTTTGATTTTAGCTTTCAGCCACAAGTAGATGAAAAACTAATCAAAGAACTAGCAACTTTAAGTTTTTTAGAAAGTGCAACAAATGTACTTTTAATAGGAGCTCCAGGGGTTGGAAAAACTCACCTTTCAATTGCGTTAGGATTGGAAGCCACCAAACAAAGAAGAAGAGTAAGATTTATAAGTGCAGAAGATTTAACAAATGAATTAATTGCTGCAAATAAATCAAATACAATTACAAATTATCTTGAAACCATGAGTAGAATAGAACTATTAATTATTGATGAAATAGGATATTTAGAACTATCTAAAGAGACATCATCACTATTTTTTAGACTAATTTCAAAAAGATATGAAAAAGCTTCAACTATAGTTACTTCAAATAAAGAGTTTCAAGAATGGGGACAAATATTTGGAGATGATGTAATAGCAACAGCAATACTAGATAGACTTCTGCATCATTCCCATCCATTTTTAATTAATGGTCCAAGTTGGAGAATGAAAGATTTAATGTCAAAATCAAAAAATAAACAAAATTTAAAAGACTAA
- a CDS encoding PIN domain-containing protein, translated as MKDKIFLDTDIIIYCYSNSEIEKQTIARSLFERYDSLFISKQVINEMTNILFKKFKLESYQVENTIIEISKIVNTYDFNLDTQVKAIQLKNKYNLQYYDALIIATALENNCKILFSEDMQNNLIIENKLTIINPFRENINANN; from the coding sequence ATGAAAGATAAAATATTTTTAGATACAGATATTATTATATATTGTTATTCAAATAGTGAAATAGAAAAGCAAACTATTGCTAGATCGTTGTTTGAAAGATATGATAGTTTATTTATATCTAAGCAAGTTATAAATGAAATGACTAATATTTTATTTAAAAAATTCAAACTAGAATCATATCAAGTTGAAAATACAATAATAGAAATATCTAAAATAGTAAATACTTATGATTTTAATCTTGATACACAAGTGAAAGCTATACAGTTGAAAAATAAGTATAATTTACAATATTATGATGCTTTAATAATTGCAACAGCATTAGAAAATAACTGTAAAATACTTTTCAGTGAAGATATGCAAAATAATCTAATAATAGAAAATAAATTAACTATAATAAACCCATTTAGAGAGAACATAAATGCAAACAACTAA
- the rfbB gene encoding dTDP-glucose 4,6-dehydratase: MQTTKTKNILLTGTAGFIGSNFVPYFLNKYPEYNLINLDLLTYAGTLDNLKECENNPRYKFIKGDICNRELVEFIFTEYDINGVIHFAAESHVDNSIKNPGVFVQTNVTGTFTLIDVAYKYWMTGPNQYHSKFKTQNSTLPRFHHISTDEVYGTLSLDPTDLFTETTPYAPNSPYSASKASSDMIIRAYNETYGMNTVITNCSNNYGPKQHDEKLIPTIIRNALKGNPIPIYGDGKNIRDWLYVLDHCKGIDVVYHTGKTGETYNIGGRNERTNLQIVNTICEILDKKYPIKNNSKFKTQNSTLSSYKSLITFVEDRAGHDRRYAIDATKLENELGWKADENFDSGILLTIEWYLEKYN; this comes from the coding sequence ATGCAAACAACTAAAACAAAAAACATACTACTAACAGGAACAGCAGGATTTATAGGTTCAAACTTCGTGCCATATTTCCTAAATAAATATCCAGAATATAATCTAATAAACCTAGACCTTCTAACATACGCAGGAACTCTAGATAACCTAAAAGAGTGTGAAAATAATCCAAGATATAAATTTATAAAAGGTGATATCTGTAATAGAGAATTAGTAGAATTTATTTTTACTGAATATGATATAAATGGTGTAATACATTTTGCAGCAGAATCTCATGTAGATAACTCTATTAAAAACCCAGGTGTGTTTGTACAAACAAATGTAACAGGTACTTTTACGTTAATTGATGTTGCATATAAGTATTGGATGACTGGACCAAATCAATATCATTCAAAATTCAAAACTCAAAATTCAACATTACCAAGATTCCATCATATCTCAACAGATGAAGTATATGGAACACTTTCTTTAGATCCAACAGATCTTTTTACTGAAACTACACCTTACGCTCCAAACTCTCCATACTCAGCTTCTAAAGCATCAAGTGATATGATTATAAGAGCTTATAATGAAACATATGGAATGAATACAGTAATTACAAACTGTTCTAATAACTATGGACCAAAACAACATGATGAAAAACTAATTCCAACAATTATAAGAAATGCATTAAAAGGAAATCCAATTCCAATCTATGGTGATGGAAAGAATATAAGAGATTGGTTATATGTACTAGATCATTGTAAAGGTATAGATGTAGTTTACCATACAGGAAAAACAGGTGAGACTTATAATATTGGTGGAAGAAATGAAAGAACAAATTTACAAATAGTAAATACAATATGTGAAATACTTGATAAAAAATATCCAATCAAAAATAATTCAAAATTCAAAACTCAAAATTCAACATTGTCTTCATACAAAAGTTTAATAACTTTTGTTGAAGACAGAGCAGGACATGATAGACGATATGCTATTGATGCAACTAAGTTAGAAAATGAGCTTGGTTGGAAAGCTGATGAGAACTTTGATAGTGGGATTTTACTTACTATTGAGTGGTATTTAGAGAAGTATAATTAG
- a CDS encoding Wzz/FepE/Etk N-terminal domain-containing protein — translation MEEKVYVEEEIDLRDLFKTIWDRRIFILVFTLVVTLLAIVYVSIKTPIYEVKALLEIGSYKTEIVNEQGQTTIETKNLDDANELSKKLSMIFIDLKENEKDKEFEITKINLSKGLKNFIEVSSESTSNDLGIKGLNEIVTYTKAIHSKLLKDVKEKNDLEIKNIDLLISNIQTDKIVNINKKIELYDQNIINLEEQMKSVIETLKNMNTLDYSITALKLMEKRDISNEIISNKSKLYDLIEQKENITNIDLNKLLERKKLLETLSLPHNFKNTEIVGNILTDDNPIKPKKKLIVVVAFVTGFILAIFMVFFIQFVNGIRKEK, via the coding sequence TTGGAAGAAAAAGTATATGTTGAAGAAGAGATTGATTTAAGAGATTTATTTAAAACTATTTGGGATAGAAGAATATTTATCTTAGTTTTTACTTTAGTGGTTACTTTGTTAGCTATAGTTTATGTAAGTATCAAAACACCAATATACGAAGTAAAAGCTTTACTCGAAATAGGTAGTTATAAAACAGAAATTGTAAATGAGCAAGGGCAAACTACTATTGAAACTAAAAATTTAGATGATGCAAATGAATTATCTAAAAAGCTTTCAATGATTTTTATAGATTTGAAAGAAAATGAAAAAGATAAAGAATTCGAAATTACAAAAATCAATCTTTCAAAAGGCTTGAAAAATTTTATTGAAGTTTCTTCAGAATCAACTTCAAATGATCTTGGAATAAAAGGTTTGAATGAAATAGTTACATACACAAAAGCTATTCACTCAAAGCTATTAAAAGATGTTAAAGAAAAAAATGATTTAGAAATAAAAAATATAGATCTTTTGATTTCAAATATTCAAACTGATAAAATTGTAAATATTAATAAAAAAATAGAATTATATGATCAAAATATAATAAATCTAGAAGAACAAATGAAATCAGTAATAGAAACCTTGAAAAATATGAATACATTAGACTATTCAATAACTGCACTAAAATTGATGGAAAAAAGAGATATATCAAATGAAATAATTTCAAATAAATCAAAACTATATGATTTAATTGAACAAAAAGAAAATATTACAAATATTGATTTAAATAAATTATTGGAAAGAAAAAAGTTATTAGAAACTCTTTCTTTACCACATAATTTTAAGAATACAGAAATAGTTGGAAATATTTTAACAGATGATAATCCAATCAAACCTAAGAAAAAACTTATAGTTGTAGTTGCATTTGTAACAGGATTTATATTGGCTATTTTTATGGTGTTTTTTATACAGTTTGTTAATGGTATTAGAAAAGAAAAGTAA
- the galE gene encoding UDP-glucose 4-epimerase GalE — protein MNILITGGAGYIGSHTLIELHNAGYNFIVYDNLCNSSEESLKRVSKIISKDIIFEQGDIRDTATLKKVFKKYSIDSVIHFAGLKAVGESVENPLSYYDNNVVGTLRLLEVMKDFGCKKIVFSSSATVYNEVDAKNYTPLNESNPTGNTTNPYGTSKYMIERILNDLYISDNSFKIAILRYFNPVGAHESGTIGEDPNGIPNNLMPFISQTAVGKREYLSVFGGDYDTSDGTGVRDYIHVVDLADAHVKAIDYLGSDKISLQNQKPLIVNIGTGTGYSVLDMVKAFEKASNKKIPYKIVPRRAGDIAKCYANPSFAKEVLDWEAIKTIEDMCTDSWKWQSNNPDGYILN, from the coding sequence ATGAATATTTTAATCACTGGCGGTGCTGGATATATAGGTTCACACACACTTATAGAACTTCATAATGCTGGATATAATTTCATAGTATATGATAATCTTTGTAACTCTTCAGAAGAATCTCTGAAACGAGTTTCTAAAATCATCTCAAAAGATATAATCTTCGAACAAGGCGATATTCGAGATACAGCAACTTTAAAAAAAGTATTTAAAAAATACAGTATTGACTCAGTAATTCACTTTGCAGGATTAAAAGCAGTAGGTGAATCAGTAGAAAATCCATTATCATACTATGACAACAATGTAGTAGGAACACTAAGACTACTAGAAGTTATGAAAGATTTCGGTTGTAAAAAAATAGTATTTTCAAGTTCAGCAACCGTATATAATGAAGTAGATGCAAAAAACTACACACCACTAAATGAGTCAAATCCTACTGGAAACACTACAAATCCATACGGAACAAGTAAATATATGATTGAGAGAATTTTAAATGACCTTTATATCAGTGATAACAGTTTTAAAATAGCAATTTTAAGATACTTCAATCCAGTTGGAGCTCATGAAAGTGGCACAATAGGCGAAGACCCAAATGGAATACCAAACAACCTAATGCCATTTATATCTCAAACAGCTGTAGGAAAAAGAGAGTATTTGAGTGTATTTGGTGGAGACTATGATACAAGTGATGGTACAGGAGTTCGAGACTATATTCATGTGGTTGATTTAGCAGATGCACATGTAAAAGCCATAGACTATCTAGGAAGCGATAAAATCTCACTTCAAAATCAAAAACCACTAATAGTAAATATAGGAACAGGTACAGGATATAGTGTACTTGATATGGTAAAAGCTTTTGAAAAAGCAAGTAATAAAAAAATACCATACAAAATAGTGCCTAGACGAGCAGGAGACATAGCAAAGTGCTATGCTAATCCTTCTTTTGCAAAAGAGGTTTTAGACTGGGAAGCAATAAAAACTATCGAAGATATGTGTACAGATAGTTGGAAATGGCAAAGTAATAATCCAGATGGGTATATACTTAATTAA